The DNA region CGTGATAAAGCCCCATTTCAAGGTCTTCTTTTCCTGATTCATACTCTTCTACAGATATACTTCCAATAATCTGAACTTTAAGTTTTGTCTCACAGCATATAAATTCAACTCCAATCCCTTGGGGAAGCAGTTTGGGGTATTCAAATGATTTCCATTTTTTAGCGGGTCTTCCACCTGACCACATTGTAACAACATAGACTGTTCTCATAAAAAGAATCCTTACAAGCCAATGGTTCTATCTAATTCATCTAAAAACTGTGTTAATACTTTTGTGTCATCTTTATTAACTTTTAAAAATTGAACACCAGATGCAAATCCACCCTTTTCGGGTAAGTGTTTCGTCCAACGAATAGCACCAGTTGCACGAATATGTTTGCCACCAGAAACCTCTATGTCTAAATTAATATTTTGACCAATATCAAAACTTTGATGAGTAAATACCGCACATCCTTCTGCACTAAGGTCAAGCAATCTACCTTTAAGTGGAAGTTGTTCTACTGTCCAGACATCATCTTTATCAGAACAGTATCTAATAGGTAAACCGATATTAACATGGCATAAATGGCGGATTATTCTACGACGTTTATGTCGCACTTCACGACTTTCTTCCTCACCAACTCGGG from Candidatus Hydrogenedens sp. includes:
- a CDS encoding PilZ domain-containing protein — translated: MQERRTFIRRQVDRDLIQRYHALIQRIQQLETRVGEEESREVRHKRRRIIRHLCHVNIGLPIRYCSDKDDVWTVEQLPLKGRLLDLSAEGCAVFTHQSFDIGQNINLDIEVSGGKHIRATGAIRWTKHLPEKGGFASGVQFLKVNKDDTKVLTQFLDELDRTIGL